One Mycobacterium sp. SMC-4 DNA window includes the following coding sequences:
- a CDS encoding PE-PPE domain-containing protein gives MNTNFRRAGIVCGAAFASVAVALSAATAGGAASSALFVGGIGQPSMPDILMAPLLGGAFKGQERVSVLWPAQAAPFSPRVGKTLGASINEGTVNLNAEIKAALERLNRDADGNILNGEKVTVVGLSGGALVVNEVLRALAADAAAPGRDQITFVLVADSSRQKIIDKAKYNSRFEYTYQPAPQTAYDVVVVTGEYDGMSDFPDRWWNTLAVMNAIAGSIFMHVPSALADLSKVPAGNITVDVNALGGTTTHYLVPAQRLPLVLMLPFLAPREAELKAKIDKAYSRNDVKAVQARQLRSVSEVPAVVSQTLAAGVESEPEVRDVDSGAAQVPTPGSAAAGSDADAVTVESGSLDEPAEADDQAKTEIEQVKDLARAEAQTAIQDETKAEAGGTGASEPAQSRPRNDLAADSSDSSDSSDSPE, from the coding sequence GCCGGAATCGTCTGCGGTGCAGCATTTGCTTCGGTGGCCGTCGCGCTGTCTGCTGCCACAGCCGGTGGAGCCGCCAGCTCCGCACTCTTCGTCGGCGGAATCGGCCAGCCGAGCATGCCGGATATCTTGATGGCTCCGCTTCTGGGCGGCGCATTCAAGGGCCAGGAGCGCGTCAGTGTGCTCTGGCCGGCTCAGGCGGCGCCGTTCTCGCCCCGTGTCGGCAAGACCCTCGGTGCCTCGATCAATGAGGGCACCGTGAATCTCAATGCCGAGATCAAGGCCGCGCTGGAGAGGCTGAACAGAGACGCCGACGGCAACATCCTCAACGGTGAAAAGGTCACTGTCGTCGGGCTTTCCGGTGGCGCGCTGGTGGTCAACGAGGTGTTGCGGGCGTTGGCTGCCGACGCCGCCGCGCCGGGCAGGGATCAGATCACCTTCGTGCTGGTGGCCGACTCGAGCCGGCAGAAGATCATCGACAAGGCCAAGTACAACTCCCGGTTCGAGTACACCTATCAGCCGGCCCCGCAGACCGCCTACGACGTCGTGGTCGTGACCGGTGAGTACGACGGCATGTCCGACTTCCCGGACCGCTGGTGGAACACGCTGGCCGTGATGAATGCCATCGCCGGGTCGATCTTCATGCATGTGCCGTCCGCGCTGGCCGACCTGTCGAAGGTGCCGGCCGGCAACATCACCGTCGACGTCAACGCCCTGGGCGGCACCACGACTCACTACCTGGTTCCCGCTCAGCGGCTGCCGCTGGTGCTGATGCTGCCGTTCCTCGCGCCACGCGAGGCCGAGCTGAAGGCCAAGATCGACAAGGCGTACAGCCGCAATGATGTCAAGGCCGTCCAGGCCAGGCAACTGCGCTCGGTGTCGGAGGTTCCGGCGGTGGTGTCGCAGACCCTGGCGGCCGGTGTCGAGTCCGAGCCGGAGGTCCGGGACGTTGACAGCGGAGCGGCCCAGGTGCCGACTCCCGGCTCAGCAGCGGCAGGCAGCGACGCAGATGCTGTGACCGTCGAAAGCGGTTCGCTTGACGAACCGGCCGAGGCGGACGACCAGGCCAAAACCGAGATCGAGCAGGTCAAGGATCTGGCCAGGGCCGAGGCGCAGACCGCGATCCAGGACGAGACGAAAGCCGAGGCCGGCGGCACCGGCGCGTCGGAGCCGGCGCAAAGCCGACCGCGCAACGACTTGGCGGCGGATTCCTCGGATTCCTCGGATTCCTCGGACTCCCCGGAATAG
- a CDS encoding S9 family peptidase, whose amino-acid sequence MGAGGYVGRVGGLAVALGIGVAVVAGAGAASAEESTSSARGTTGTAASTTSQTSSSTETADRPSRGAEAREARRAQRSETAQTDPTRSTRLAKAVDDAESVAKQDASAVEEKAAPQTPAQTSGTEPVPDLESAVGHVVEDVEADPVTPSAPEPAESAPQAAQEPELVESAAGDTATVETTTTTLGRTAPRRAAVDPGNPAVPGLASMMLSLVTAGREITAEAAQPAQAQVTSTALADADLPYPIPTDVKVTEVTAVFEWAQRIPVLGPLLVTPVVRFLHVIPFVGDILHPLIGWPIDHFADPDAPKPRTVLVESFDGAKIYVHFMPAKGLQAGQAAPTVFSGPGLGLPGATTLDLRVDSFLPNDVIGVGALREAGYNVVTWDPRGEWRSQGRMQLQSPDFEGRDISHIISWLATLPEVASDNGDPKIGMVGASYGGGIQLATAAIDPRIDAIVPTIAWNSLVDVLFPREAVRSGWATLLTSVLVLTLARPHERILPAAVVGILTGKASQSDIDLLNERGYTDRIDQITAPTLLIQGTVDTLFTLGQADLNAKALIDAGTTTKVLWYCGGHGACVSSYNNGDVVIGRTLDWLDRYVKGENVDTGPQFEWVDQRGQWFSSDTYPVDLDDTPLVAEGTQRQSMAFVPFIGGSGPDPWIITRGLIATILGLPSATYAFNAVNLRVPEVAEVTHVVGAPSLTLTYSGTGNAKHVYAQIVDNRTGLVLGHQVTPIPVQLDGESREITVSLEQIAHTLNPGQSVTVQVMTSAFNFLNFYSWGAITVESMSVRLPTLAAGTVAQVPAIAA is encoded by the coding sequence ATGGGTGCAGGGGGGTACGTGGGTCGCGTCGGTGGGTTGGCGGTAGCTCTCGGGATCGGGGTGGCGGTGGTGGCGGGCGCAGGTGCCGCCTCAGCCGAGGAGAGCACATCGTCGGCGAGGGGTACCACCGGCACGGCCGCGTCCACCACGTCACAGACCTCGAGCAGCACCGAAACCGCTGATCGGCCGTCCCGAGGAGCCGAAGCCCGGGAGGCGCGGCGCGCGCAGCGCTCCGAGACCGCGCAGACCGATCCGACGAGGTCCACCCGGCTGGCGAAGGCCGTTGACGACGCAGAATCGGTCGCCAAGCAGGACGCTTCCGCCGTCGAGGAAAAGGCGGCCCCGCAGACGCCGGCACAGACGTCCGGGACCGAGCCCGTGCCCGACCTCGAATCGGCAGTCGGTCACGTCGTCGAGGATGTCGAGGCGGACCCCGTCACACCGTCGGCGCCCGAACCCGCCGAGTCAGCACCGCAGGCGGCCCAGGAGCCCGAACTGGTCGAGAGTGCGGCCGGTGACACTGCGACCGTTGAAACCACGACCACCACGCTGGGCAGAACGGCTCCCCGGCGCGCCGCCGTGGACCCCGGCAATCCCGCCGTGCCGGGGCTGGCGTCGATGATGCTGTCGCTGGTCACCGCCGGACGGGAGATCACCGCCGAGGCGGCCCAGCCCGCGCAGGCGCAGGTGACCAGTACCGCCCTCGCCGACGCTGACCTGCCTTACCCGATTCCCACTGACGTCAAGGTCACCGAGGTCACCGCGGTGTTCGAATGGGCGCAGCGGATCCCGGTGCTCGGCCCGCTGCTGGTGACGCCGGTGGTGCGCTTCCTGCACGTCATCCCGTTCGTCGGCGACATCCTGCATCCGCTGATCGGCTGGCCGATCGACCACTTCGCCGACCCCGATGCCCCCAAACCGCGCACCGTGCTGGTCGAATCCTTCGACGGCGCCAAGATTTACGTGCATTTCATGCCGGCGAAGGGACTGCAGGCAGGCCAGGCGGCGCCGACAGTGTTCAGCGGACCGGGACTGGGACTGCCCGGCGCGACGACGCTGGACCTTCGTGTCGACAGCTTCCTGCCCAACGATGTGATCGGCGTTGGTGCGCTGCGCGAGGCCGGGTACAACGTGGTCACCTGGGATCCCCGGGGCGAGTGGCGTTCGCAGGGGCGGATGCAGTTGCAGTCACCGGATTTCGAGGGCCGCGACATCTCGCACATCATCAGCTGGTTGGCCACGCTGCCGGAGGTGGCGTCGGACAACGGTGACCCGAAGATCGGCATGGTCGGTGCCTCCTACGGCGGCGGCATCCAGTTGGCCACTGCGGCCATCGACCCGCGCATCGACGCGATCGTGCCGACCATTGCCTGGAACAGCCTGGTCGATGTGCTGTTCCCGCGAGAGGCGGTGCGCAGCGGCTGGGCCACCCTGCTCACCTCGGTGCTGGTGCTGACGCTGGCGCGGCCGCACGAGCGCATCCTGCCCGCCGCGGTCGTGGGCATCCTGACCGGCAAGGCGTCGCAATCCGACATCGACCTGCTCAACGAGCGGGGGTACACCGACCGGATCGACCAGATCACCGCACCCACGCTGCTGATCCAGGGCACGGTGGACACCCTGTTCACCCTCGGCCAAGCCGACCTGAACGCCAAAGCGCTGATCGACGCGGGAACCACCACGAAGGTGCTCTGGTATTGCGGTGGCCACGGCGCCTGCGTGAGCAGCTACAACAACGGTGACGTGGTGATCGGCCGGACGCTGGACTGGCTGGACCGCTACGTCAAGGGCGAAAACGTCGACACCGGACCGCAATTCGAATGGGTGGACCAGCGCGGGCAGTGGTTCAGCTCCGACACCTACCCGGTGGATCTCGACGACACCCCGCTGGTCGCGGAGGGCACGCAACGCCAGTCGATGGCTTTCGTACCGTTCATCGGTGGCTCCGGTCCTGATCCGTGGATCATCACCCGCGGCCTCATCGCCACGATCCTCGGGCTGCCGTCGGCGACCTACGCCTTCAATGCCGTGAACCTGCGCGTCCCGGAGGTCGCCGAGGTCACCCATGTCGTCGGTGCACCGTCGCTGACGCTGACCTATTCGGGGACCGGCAACGCCAAGCACGTCTACGCCCAGATCGTCGACAACCGGACCGGGCTGGTGCTGGGCCATCAGGTCACGCCGATCCCGGTGCAACTGGACGGTGAGAGCCGCGAGATCACGGTATCCCTGGAGCAGATCGCGCACACGCTCAACCCCGGTCAGTCGGTGACCGTGCAGGTCATGACGTCGGCCTTCAATTTCCTTAACTTCTACTCCTGGGGTGCCATCACGGTGGAATCGATGAGTGTGCGGCTGCCCACCCTGGCGGCCGGCACGGTGGCGCAGGTCCCCGCGATCGCGGCGTAG
- a CDS encoding DUF5994 family protein, giving the protein MNGIARSRRASKPVRATLARELGGVIDGAWWPHTALIAAELPDLIGALHRTLGEVVDIRINWSATEGQLDLETIVTGARLMRSNDLSRRPRLMVVKGVDASAKLIVVPSMTSQALGSIVLRVAAGLPTWAGNGDSKLFDTAQTVLRLAEAESAKWAEPINS; this is encoded by the coding sequence GTGAACGGGATCGCGCGGTCGCGGCGGGCCTCCAAGCCCGTTCGGGCCACGCTGGCTCGCGAACTCGGCGGCGTGATCGACGGCGCCTGGTGGCCACATACGGCGTTGATCGCCGCGGAACTGCCTGATCTGATCGGTGCTTTGCACCGCACGCTGGGCGAGGTCGTCGACATCCGGATCAACTGGTCTGCCACCGAGGGGCAGCTCGATCTCGAGACGATCGTCACCGGGGCGCGATTGATGCGCAGCAATGATCTGTCGAGGCGTCCACGCCTGATGGTGGTCAAGGGCGTCGACGCCAGCGCGAAACTGATTGTGGTGCCGAGCATGACCTCCCAGGCGCTCGGTTCGATCGTGCTGCGTGTGGCGGCCGGTCTGCCCACCTGGGCCGGCAACGGTGACTCCAAACTCTTCGACACCGCTCAGACGGTGCTGCGCCTCGCCGAGGCCGAAAGCGCCAAGTGGGCAGAGCCCATCAACTCTTAA
- a CDS encoding cold-shock protein → MAQGTVKWFNGDKGFGFIAPDGDAGDVFVHYSEISGNGYRSLEENQRVEFEIEQGNKGPQAVRVTAI, encoded by the coding sequence ATGGCACAGGGAACTGTGAAGTGGTTCAACGGCGACAAGGGCTTCGGCTTCATCGCCCCCGATGGCGACGCGGGTGACGTTTTCGTTCACTACAGCGAGATCAGCGGAAACGGATACCGGTCGTTGGAGGAGAACCAGCGTGTCGAGTTCGAGATCGAACAAGGCAACAAGGGGCCGCAGGCCGTTCGAGTGACTGCCATCTAA
- a CDS encoding DUF5994 family protein, producing the protein MVRTTITSDTSTREGGPENTPRLRLKRKAVRTGQVDGAWWPHSDDLAGELPDLLAVLAVRIGAATRVTYNLAEWAVPARKVRIGGGVVRLDGYVRQPFHTIGITGSRGDEILLLVVPTGSDPEHAHSAMMTAATPEDVSDVGTLLAT; encoded by the coding sequence ATGGTGCGTACAACGATCACTTCCGACACCAGCACGCGTGAGGGCGGACCAGAGAACACTCCGCGGCTACGATTAAAGCGCAAGGCAGTTCGCACCGGCCAGGTCGACGGAGCCTGGTGGCCGCATAGCGACGATCTGGCCGGCGAACTTCCGGATCTCCTGGCTGTCCTGGCAGTTCGCATCGGTGCCGCCACCCGGGTGACGTACAACCTCGCCGAATGGGCTGTCCCAGCGCGCAAGGTCCGGATCGGCGGTGGCGTTGTTCGACTCGACGGCTATGTGCGCCAACCGTTCCACACCATCGGTATCACGGGATCCCGGGGTGATGAGATCCTACTGCTGGTCGTCCCGACGGGTAGCGATCCCGAGCATGCGCATTCCGCCATGATGACCGCTGCCACGCCAGAAGACGTTTCAGACGTAGGTACTCTCCTTGCTACTTAA
- a CDS encoding glycosyltransferase, whose product MLSPAVAQRIPQQAVSFAILGAYPPSQCGAARFADLLSDALVLRGSDVGVVRVADSASSSPNARVIGELVNDSRPSLAACAELLNQSDVALIQHQDGIYGGVHGADLLEVIATLEVPSVVVLHTVLKAPEPHQRWVLERIAATADRIVVMSEAARERLCRDYAVERTKVTTISYGGTVPAGPRLKRGSRPVLLTWGFLRPGKGVERVIDAMSSLRDVPGWPRYMVVGPTHPVTLSTDGETYRDARIAQAQRAGVADSVDFDDRSYCRSALTTLIQSASAVVLPYDSTDQDTSAILVDALVSGRPVVATAFPHAVELLQGGAGIVVDHDDPDAMASALRRVLTKPRLAGAMAAEARRLAPTMAWSAVADSYVQLGRRVLAERRARLQRSSSLEAPAIPD is encoded by the coding sequence ATGCTGTCACCTGCTGTGGCCCAACGTATTCCGCAACAAGCGGTCAGCTTCGCAATCCTGGGTGCCTATCCACCTAGTCAGTGCGGCGCGGCGCGCTTCGCTGATCTGCTCTCGGATGCATTGGTTCTGCGCGGTTCTGATGTCGGCGTAGTGCGAGTTGCCGACTCAGCGTCGTCATCGCCGAACGCCAGGGTCATCGGCGAACTTGTCAACGATTCCCGGCCCTCGCTGGCGGCGTGCGCAGAACTGCTCAATCAAAGTGATGTCGCACTGATCCAGCATCAGGACGGAATCTACGGTGGCGTGCACGGTGCGGACCTTCTCGAGGTCATCGCCACACTCGAGGTGCCGTCGGTGGTCGTCCTGCACACGGTCCTGAAAGCCCCCGAACCACATCAGCGGTGGGTGCTCGAGCGGATAGCCGCCACCGCCGACCGGATCGTGGTGATGTCCGAGGCAGCCAGGGAGCGACTATGTCGAGACTATGCGGTCGAGAGAACGAAGGTCACCACGATTTCCTACGGGGGTACCGTGCCGGCCGGCCCCAGGCTCAAACGCGGGAGCAGGCCGGTGCTGTTGACGTGGGGGTTTCTCAGGCCCGGTAAAGGCGTGGAACGAGTGATCGATGCGATGAGTTCGCTGCGTGACGTGCCAGGCTGGCCACGGTACATGGTGGTGGGCCCGACACACCCCGTGACATTGTCCACCGATGGTGAGACTTACCGGGATGCGCGTATCGCACAGGCCCAGCGCGCCGGCGTGGCCGACTCGGTGGATTTCGATGACCGGTCATATTGCCGGTCGGCTTTGACAACGTTGATCCAATCGGCCTCTGCGGTGGTGCTCCCGTACGACTCGACGGACCAGGACACCTCCGCCATCCTCGTCGACGCACTGGTCAGCGGTAGGCCGGTCGTGGCCACCGCTTTCCCCCACGCGGTCGAGTTGCTGCAGGGTGGGGCTGGAATCGTGGTCGACCATGATGACCCCGACGCGATGGCCTCGGCGCTGCGCCGGGTGCTTACCAAGCCACGATTGGCCGGTGCGATGGCTGCCGAGGCCCGACGCCTGGCGCCGACTATGGCCTGGTCGGCGGTGGCCGACAGCTACGTGCAGTTGGGACGTCGGGTGCTCGCCGAGCGGCGTGCCCGCCTACAGCGTTCCTCCAGCCTGGAAGCGCCCGCGATCCCAGATTGA
- a CDS encoding acyl-CoA desaturase, with protein MAIADIAAYAHLTDEDIESLGYELDAIRHDIEVSLGARDATYIRRTIAFQRSLDLAARLLLSVSRSRAGWLVGTAALAFAKSVENMEIGHNVSHGQWDWMNDPEIHSSTWEWDMVAVSAQWRYSHNYRHHVFNNIVGVDDDLGFGVMRVTRDEQWKLEHLIQPIRNMLLAVIFEWGIALHGVHSERDRAAGDVERVSLSRRTLGRKIVRQVAKDYALWPALSGRRWRRTLAANGIANLARNLWAYVVIFCGHFPDGAEKFSPDVLVNETRGEWYLRQILGTANFKAGRLLAFSSGNLCYQIEHHCFPELPSNRYAQIAVRVREVCEKYGLPYTTGSLPYQYLLTLRTIHKLALPDTLLIATSDDAPETASEKKFR; from the coding sequence TTGGCCATCGCCGACATCGCCGCATATGCCCATCTGACCGACGAGGATATCGAGTCGTTGGGCTACGAACTCGACGCCATCCGGCACGACATCGAGGTATCGCTGGGAGCGCGCGACGCGACCTACATACGGCGCACGATCGCGTTCCAACGCAGCCTCGACCTGGCCGCGAGGCTGCTCCTCAGCGTCAGTCGGTCACGGGCCGGATGGCTGGTGGGCACTGCGGCACTGGCGTTCGCAAAAAGCGTCGAGAACATGGAGATCGGTCACAACGTCAGCCACGGACAGTGGGATTGGATGAACGATCCCGAGATCCACTCGAGCACCTGGGAGTGGGACATGGTGGCAGTGTCGGCGCAATGGCGCTACTCCCACAACTACCGACACCACGTGTTCAACAACATCGTCGGCGTCGACGATGACCTTGGTTTCGGCGTGATGCGGGTGACCCGCGACGAACAGTGGAAGCTCGAGCACCTGATCCAGCCGATACGCAACATGCTGCTGGCGGTGATCTTCGAGTGGGGTATCGCGCTGCACGGTGTGCACTCCGAACGCGACCGAGCAGCCGGAGATGTCGAACGTGTCTCTCTTTCTCGGAGAACCCTGGGGCGCAAGATCGTCCGGCAGGTTGCCAAAGATTACGCGTTGTGGCCGGCGCTCAGTGGAAGGCGTTGGCGCAGAACGCTGGCCGCCAACGGCATCGCAAATCTCGCGCGGAACCTGTGGGCCTACGTGGTGATCTTCTGCGGGCACTTCCCCGATGGCGCCGAGAAGTTCAGCCCCGACGTGCTGGTCAACGAGACGAGGGGGGAGTGGTACCTCCGGCAGATTCTCGGCACTGCGAACTTCAAAGCCGGTCGCCTGCTAGCCTTTTCGAGCGGCAATCTCTGTTATCAGATCGAGCACCACTGTTTTCCCGAGTTGCCGAGTAATCGGTACGCCCAGATCGCGGTTCGGGTCCGAGAAGTGTGTGAGAAGTACGGACTGCCCTACACCACTGGCTCACTGCCCTACCAGTACCTGCTGACGTTGCGCACCATTCACAAACTCGCGCTGCCTGACACACTGCTCATCGCAACAAGTGACGATGCTCCAGAGACGGCCTCGGAAAAGAAGTTCCGGTGA
- a CDS encoding GAF and ANTAR domain-containing protein, which translates to MILVHEKLSAAIEGRHGADAADRLCEACVTLFKIDAAAISLVFDGANTGTLGRSDAQAATYDELQFVVGEGPCLETVAQRAPVLVADLADPLEQRWPLYGPAMIQLHIRGVHAMPIVVAGEYIGALDLFRVRPGALSDEQLIGAAIAAELAGIPLLDLLDTDLRAAASDPNSTAWVELNALSRAEVSQATGMLVAQLSIEPTEALLRLRAHAYATGRGASDVARDILNRRLHLEAE; encoded by the coding sequence ATGATCCTCGTCCACGAGAAGCTCTCCGCCGCAATCGAGGGCCGACACGGAGCTGATGCGGCCGATCGGTTGTGCGAGGCCTGTGTGACGCTGTTCAAGATCGATGCGGCGGCCATCTCGTTGGTTTTCGACGGCGCCAACACCGGTACCCTCGGACGCAGTGACGCACAGGCAGCGACCTATGACGAATTGCAATTCGTTGTCGGCGAGGGCCCGTGCCTGGAGACGGTCGCTCAACGCGCCCCGGTCCTGGTGGCCGACCTTGCCGACCCCCTCGAACAACGCTGGCCCCTCTACGGGCCCGCCATGATCCAGCTCCATATCCGCGGGGTGCACGCCATGCCCATCGTCGTCGCCGGAGAGTACATCGGCGCACTCGACCTCTTCCGCGTACGCCCCGGCGCGCTCTCCGACGAGCAGCTGATCGGCGCGGCCATCGCTGCCGAACTCGCCGGCATCCCCCTGCTTGACCTGCTCGACACCGACCTGCGCGCCGCGGCCAGCGACCCCAACAGCACGGCGTGGGTCGAACTGAACGCGCTGTCACGTGCGGAGGTCAGCCAGGCTACCGGGATGCTCGTCGCGCAGCTGTCCATCGAGCCCACCGAAGCCCTCCTGCGGCTGCGCGCCCACGCCTACGCGACCGGCCGCGGGGCCAGCGACGTCGCGCGCGACATCCTCAACCGCCGGCTACACCTGGAGGCCGAGTGA
- a CDS encoding GAF and ANTAR domain-containing protein: MTVDPSEARVLDTVIELVDHLLADFDVVDLLTELTERCAQLLDVDAAGFLLGDPFGKLHLIAATTEAARELELFQLQSDEGPCLDCYASGEPVSVADLELAAARWPKFVPAARSGGFVSVYAVPMRAAGSALGALGLFGTATGELTDADRLAAQTLSRIACVAILQERAPTPSTVVPQLRAALGNRVVVEQAKGLLRHILDVSVEEAFAILRSYCRAHGEHLSEFARRLMTDRLARPGLVASITEFAQSSAR, translated from the coding sequence ATGACTGTCGATCCGTCCGAGGCGCGGGTGTTGGACACCGTCATCGAATTGGTTGACCATCTTCTCGCTGATTTCGACGTGGTGGATCTGCTGACCGAGCTCACCGAGCGCTGCGCACAGTTGCTCGACGTAGACGCAGCCGGTTTTCTCCTGGGCGACCCCTTCGGCAAACTCCACCTGATCGCGGCGACCACCGAGGCGGCTCGGGAGCTCGAGCTTTTTCAGCTCCAGTCCGACGAAGGGCCGTGTCTGGACTGTTACGCCTCCGGTGAGCCGGTCTCGGTGGCCGACCTGGAGCTCGCTGCCGCGCGCTGGCCGAAGTTCGTGCCCGCCGCCCGTTCAGGGGGGTTCGTGTCGGTGTACGCGGTGCCGATGCGCGCGGCCGGTAGTGCCCTGGGTGCGCTCGGCCTGTTCGGTACGGCCACCGGGGAGCTCACCGACGCTGACCGTCTTGCGGCCCAGACCCTCTCCCGCATCGCCTGCGTCGCGATCCTGCAGGAACGGGCACCCACGCCGTCCACCGTGGTTCCTCAGCTGCGGGCAGCGCTGGGCAACCGCGTCGTCGTCGAGCAGGCGAAGGGGCTGCTGCGCCACATTCTCGATGTGTCAGTGGAGGAAGCGTTCGCAATACTGCGCTCGTACTGTCGCGCACACGGAGAACACTTGAGTGAATTCGCGCGAAGGTTGATGACCGACCGGTTGGCTCGGCCGGGACTGGTCGCCTCGATCACCGAGTTCGCGCAGTCGTCGGCACGTTAG
- a CDS encoding GAF and ANTAR domain-containing protein: MADFDAQTGRKPHEELSAARCEADEIDLQAGLAGVTGIVAGARPVDDLLALVAGFAAHAIPATDGVGISMARFQHDAIEIHSATADFVSVIERAQFDELHEGPCITCMQSRRATVSGSLGSDSRWPHFGGRAARMSVHSVLALPLVVDGQVIGAINTRDAFGEHAVALGSRFAATAAVSVYNAQLLANARDRTEGLQHALTSRAVIDQAIGIIRARTGVDAEEAFKRLRQLSQSDNVKLTAIAERLVDEAVRRARARHRP, encoded by the coding sequence ATGGCTGACTTCGACGCACAGACCGGGCGGAAGCCGCACGAGGAGCTGTCGGCCGCACGATGTGAGGCCGACGAAATCGACCTGCAGGCCGGCCTGGCAGGCGTCACGGGCATCGTGGCGGGGGCACGCCCGGTGGACGACCTGCTCGCTTTGGTGGCAGGGTTCGCCGCGCACGCCATCCCCGCCACCGACGGTGTAGGGATCTCGATGGCCCGTTTTCAGCACGATGCAATCGAGATCCATTCTGCCACAGCGGATTTTGTATCAGTGATCGAACGGGCCCAGTTCGACGAACTCCACGAGGGGCCCTGTATCACCTGCATGCAGTCCCGTCGCGCCACGGTCAGCGGATCGCTGGGTAGCGACAGCCGGTGGCCGCACTTCGGTGGTCGGGCCGCCCGGATGTCAGTGCACTCGGTGCTGGCACTACCTCTTGTCGTCGACGGCCAGGTCATCGGGGCGATCAACACCCGTGACGCTTTCGGCGAGCACGCGGTCGCGTTGGGGTCGCGGTTCGCCGCGACGGCCGCGGTGTCGGTGTACAACGCGCAGCTCCTGGCCAACGCGCGGGATCGCACCGAGGGCCTGCAGCACGCCCTCACCAGTCGTGCGGTGATCGATCAGGCGATCGGCATCATTCGGGCCCGGACCGGAGTCGACGCCGAGGAAGCCTTCAAACGGCTCAGACAACTCAGCCAGTCCGACAACGTCAAGCTCACCGCGATCGCCGAACGACTGGTGGACGAGGCGGTGCGACGTGCACGAGCGCGCCACCGGCCCTAA